In Thalassotalea sp. Sam97, a single window of DNA contains:
- a CDS encoding YhdP family protein — protein MKSVWAFINTWLNRLYKSLAILLVLLAVLITSARVLLPYADNFKQDIEAYVNQVYRGDVSIGELSAGWQGFGPTLIVRDVVLSDSEMLAITIDEVDVSLDVLFSVKNRQLKIKDLMLHGVEVKIDETQTTTGSEQGNADIDAVYDLVFHKLSRFSVVDANILHISKLRERSLRITKLAWHNEDERHQAIGKVDVIGFSSNGAKLIVDLRGANRHELHGDIFVQATNIDVTDWLSSVLGEYAEQFTSQINFDTWITIDAGKVTEAHVNLGENHLSWQFEDEQQQLLIPAAQLSIYRQSAGHQSAFSLRSSDIAWQLNEQVLRPLQITGLINDKYSEWYFNGVDVGQLWPLFSIASANNQALADYLALQPSGQINNVQVYHDNSQYKATLLFEGVSVKPAAAIPGVSNLSGQLLLSNSRADINFSVHDSVVDFAGDFTRPIPVEQLAASVSFKHSHNDWRLQVENINLQSSELTLTGDMQYLHNNDRDDWLSIFANLTDVDVSKVQYYLPLPLMSEGLVNYLTNAIKAGAAEQVAVIVNGPASGFPYKDGDGVFIVDADLIDTDFSFASSWPAITDASLNLNFTGNSMLITAYDGDLSGLKTEQVKVAIASLGRNSVLTVDAPVAGNVADVRRLMNASPLQTSVGKTLDYLDPSGDVTGHFNLSLPLSEGQAIAKGQVNFIDNKLNLAAPNMPFERVSGRLFFENDRIDTEDLTMTWLGLPMALDVTGSSGDNHYQLAIDMDGQWQSQHYQPMVPDSLQSYIDGQLDWQGKLSLFIPQQGNIAYDLAIDSSLQNLALHLPEPYRKAEGNEQLLRINAKGNNTLSEINAQMGKRLSFSGELNHDKVSFDRAQLVLGTEAMMLPMKGFHINSSLEHIEYLPWHKFIFAIIDALPKNGLTEQQSTEEYALLQAPERIRGKIDTLDVFGEPVNHIDFNLLNEPDWWLLQLNSDAFRGRARFYHEFSEKGIDIDADKIHLFANTDQSVSKQAQELSNANAENNPHTDSDTQIIAAPAGGIDLTSIPNLRVSCDSCKFRQFDFGKVNIEIEQVNDTLVRLNTFTAERNNLDLNLTGAWSKTQEVNETTITGSLNVDDVEREFRALQSTSGMRDSGFVGSYDIRWQGAPHDFNFATLNGDVKGQLDDGYLVEVSDQGARLLSLLSLQSLIRKLTFDFRDVFSEGMFYNDFEGDFNVVNGVVYTDNLKMDGVAGNLSIKGNTNFNTNQLDYKLAFAPKVTASLPVLVWLINPIAGAAALVVNEAIEKAEVISVINFELTGELTKPNFKEVDRETRNVNVGKSKPDASDLPQPNVPTTKGLTDGPQATLSKTNISTDVEASAGEPSVAGKSSVANELAGSEPDRGDRSSIETLQQAASLKAKVTNPSCEECT, from the coding sequence GTGAAAAGCGTTTGGGCATTTATTAATACCTGGCTAAATAGGCTTTATAAATCTCTGGCGATACTTCTGGTATTGCTTGCGGTATTGATTACCTCTGCCCGAGTGTTATTACCTTATGCTGATAACTTTAAGCAAGATATCGAAGCTTATGTAAACCAAGTTTATCGCGGTGATGTTAGCATTGGTGAATTATCGGCTGGCTGGCAAGGGTTTGGCCCCACTTTGATAGTTCGCGATGTTGTCTTGTCAGATAGCGAGATGCTGGCGATCACTATCGATGAAGTTGATGTTAGCCTTGATGTGTTGTTTAGCGTTAAGAATCGGCAATTAAAAATTAAAGACCTAATGCTGCATGGTGTCGAGGTCAAGATCGATGAAACTCAAACCACGACCGGTAGTGAGCAAGGTAATGCCGATATTGATGCGGTCTACGATTTAGTATTCCATAAGTTGAGTCGCTTTTCAGTTGTTGATGCCAATATTCTTCACATCAGCAAGCTAAGAGAACGCTCTTTGCGGATCACTAAATTGGCGTGGCACAACGAAGATGAACGTCACCAAGCGATTGGTAAAGTCGATGTGATAGGCTTTTCAAGTAATGGTGCCAAGCTTATTGTTGATTTACGTGGTGCTAATCGGCATGAGCTGCACGGCGATATATTTGTTCAAGCAACTAATATTGATGTTACTGATTGGCTATCATCGGTGTTAGGGGAGTATGCAGAGCAGTTTACTAGCCAGATAAACTTTGACACTTGGATAACCATTGACGCAGGCAAAGTTACCGAAGCGCATGTTAATTTAGGCGAAAATCATCTCAGCTGGCAGTTTGAAGATGAGCAACAGCAGTTGCTTATCCCCGCTGCCCAATTGAGTATTTACCGTCAATCGGCGGGGCATCAATCGGCATTCTCTTTACGTTCATCTGATATTGCTTGGCAATTAAACGAACAAGTATTACGACCTCTTCAGATAACTGGCCTCATCAATGATAAGTACAGTGAATGGTATTTTAATGGCGTTGATGTCGGTCAGCTTTGGCCATTATTTTCAATAGCTTCGGCAAATAACCAAGCACTTGCTGATTACCTAGCGTTGCAACCATCAGGGCAAATAAATAACGTTCAGGTATATCATGATAATAGTCAATATAAAGCCACACTATTGTTTGAAGGAGTTAGTGTAAAGCCAGCGGCCGCAATTCCTGGGGTGAGTAATTTATCGGGGCAGTTACTACTGAGCAATAGCCGAGCCGATATTAATTTTTCAGTGCATGACAGTGTCGTTGATTTTGCAGGCGACTTTACAAGACCTATTCCTGTTGAGCAATTAGCGGCTAGCGTAAGCTTTAAACACAGTCATAATGATTGGCGCTTACAGGTTGAAAATATCAATTTGCAATCGTCCGAGTTAACCTTAACTGGCGACATGCAATATTTACACAATAATGATCGCGATGATTGGCTAAGTATTTTTGCTAACTTGACGGATGTTGATGTCAGTAAAGTACAGTACTATTTGCCGCTACCTTTGATGAGTGAAGGGCTTGTCAATTACTTAACTAACGCTATCAAAGCAGGTGCTGCTGAACAAGTCGCGGTGATTGTCAACGGTCCTGCCTCTGGCTTTCCATATAAAGATGGAGATGGTGTTTTTATTGTTGATGCAGATTTAATTGATACCGATTTTTCATTTGCTAGTTCTTGGCCTGCCATTACCGATGCCAGTCTCAATTTGAACTTCACCGGTAACTCAATGTTGATAACGGCATATGATGGTGATTTATCAGGCTTAAAAACGGAACAGGTTAAGGTCGCTATTGCCAGCTTAGGGCGAAACTCTGTGCTAACGGTTGATGCGCCAGTAGCTGGTAATGTAGCCGATGTTCGGCGGTTGATGAATGCCAGCCCGTTACAAACGAGTGTTGGCAAAACGTTAGACTATCTCGATCCATCAGGGGACGTTACTGGCCACTTTAACTTATCCTTGCCGCTATCTGAGGGCCAGGCAATCGCCAAGGGGCAAGTCAATTTTATCGATAATAAACTCAATTTAGCTGCTCCTAATATGCCTTTTGAGCGAGTATCTGGTCGTTTATTCTTTGAAAATGATCGTATTGATACGGAAGATTTAACCATGACATGGTTAGGCTTGCCGATGGCGTTGGATGTTACAGGCTCGAGTGGCGACAATCATTACCAGCTTGCCATTGACATGGATGGACAGTGGCAGTCACAACATTATCAGCCAATGGTTCCAGATTCATTGCAGTCGTATATCGATGGACAGTTAGATTGGCAGGGTAAGCTATCGCTGTTTATCCCTCAGCAAGGTAATATTGCCTATGATTTGGCGATTGATTCGTCACTGCAAAACTTAGCATTGCATCTACCAGAGCCTTACCGTAAGGCTGAAGGTAATGAGCAATTATTACGAATCAATGCTAAGGGCAACAACACTTTGTCGGAAATAAATGCGCAAATGGGTAAGCGATTATCGTTTTCTGGTGAGTTAAATCATGACAAGGTAAGTTTTGACCGAGCACAATTGGTGCTGGGTACCGAAGCCATGATGTTGCCCATGAAAGGGTTCCATATTAATTCAAGCTTGGAACACATTGAGTATTTGCCGTGGCATAAATTTATTTTTGCGATCATTGATGCCTTGCCTAAAAATGGTTTAACCGAGCAACAGTCGACAGAAGAATACGCATTACTGCAAGCGCCTGAACGAATTCGTGGAAAAATCGATACACTCGATGTGTTTGGTGAGCCAGTTAATCATATTGATTTTAATCTATTAAATGAACCTGACTGGTGGCTATTGCAGCTCAATAGTGATGCGTTTCGTGGTCGAGCGCGTTTTTATCATGAATTTTCTGAAAAAGGGATCGACATTGATGCCGATAAGATCCATTTGTTTGCCAACACCGATCAAAGCGTAAGCAAACAGGCCCAAGAACTATCTAATGCAAACGCTGAGAATAATCCGCATACCGACTCAGACACTCAAATTATTGCCGCTCCGGCAGGTGGCATCGACTTAACATCGATACCTAATCTGCGTGTTTCATGTGACAGCTGTAAATTTAGGCAATTTGATTTTGGTAAGGTAAATATTGAAATTGAGCAGGTAAACGATACTCTCGTGCGTTTAAATACCTTTACCGCTGAACGTAACAACCTCGATTTAAATCTTACTGGTGCGTGGTCTAAAACCCAAGAAGTTAACGAAACAACAATTACGGGGTCGTTAAATGTCGATGATGTCGAACGAGAGTTTCGAGCCTTACAATCGACGTCTGGTATGCGTGATAGTGGTTTTGTCGGCAGTTATGATATTCGTTGGCAAGGGGCTCCACATGATTTTAACTTCGCGACCCTAAATGGCGACGTTAAAGGTCAGCTAGACGATGGTTATTTAGTCGAGGTGAGTGATCAGGGAGCGCGATTGCTGTCACTGCTAAGCTTACAATCGCTTATTCGTAAGTTAACTTTTGATTTTCGTGATGTGTTTTCGGAAGGTATGTTCTATAACGACTTTGAAGGGGACTTTAACGTTGTTAATGGCGTTGTCTATACAGATAACCTGAAAATGGATGGCGTTGCGGGTAATTTAAGTATCAAAGGAAATACTAACTTTAATACTAACCAACTCGATTATAAGTTAGCTTTTGCACCGAAAGTGACCGCGAGTTTGCCCGTGTTAGTCTGGTTGATTAACCCAATAGCCGGAGCGGCAGCTTTGGTGGTGAATGAAGCGATTGAAAAAGCTGAGGTTATATCGGTCATTAACTTTGAGCTTACCGGTGAATTAACTAAGCCTAACTTTAAGGAAGTTGATCGTGAAACCCGTAATGTCAATGTAGGCAAATCCAAACCTGATGCCAGTGACCTGCCTCAACCAAACGTACCGACAACAAAAGGATTAACCGATGGCCCGCAAGCCACTCTATCAAAGACTAACATCTCCACAGATGTAGAAGCGAGTGCTGGTGAGCCAAGCGTCGCAGGTAAATCAAGCGTCGCTAATGAATTAGCTGGTAGTGAACCTGACCGCGGTGATCGAAGTAGTATCGAAACATTGCAGCAAGCAGCATCATTAAAGGCAAAGGTTACTAATCCAAGTTGTGAGGAATGTACCTAA
- a CDS encoding carbon-nitrogen hydrolase family protein, which produces MLTVTALQMTSVADIDKNLQFIDQQLSSLTPSSEHLVVLPECCLFFGGSDKQQLAIAEPLGHGYMQQQLSQLAIKHNVYLLAGSVPICHSAEKFTASSLLFSPMGTLIADYQKLHLFDVNVSDNQGQYRESNYTQSGDKLMTVALPSANVGLSICYDLRFAGLFAALRDQGAELICVPSAFTYVTGKAHWQALLRARAIENQVYIVAAGQVGTHENGRQTFGHSMIIDPWGEIIASIDQGHGMITANIDREKIFEVRNQIPVATHNRFITTLGQTPPKSS; this is translated from the coding sequence ATGCTAACCGTTACAGCACTGCAAATGACATCGGTTGCCGATATCGATAAAAATTTACAGTTTATTGACCAGCAACTTTCCTCATTAACGCCGAGCAGCGAGCATTTAGTGGTGTTGCCAGAGTGTTGTTTGTTTTTTGGCGGTAGTGATAAACAACAGTTAGCTATCGCTGAACCACTTGGGCACGGTTATATGCAGCAACAATTAAGTCAATTAGCGATAAAGCATAATGTCTATTTATTGGCAGGCAGTGTACCTATTTGCCATTCCGCTGAAAAGTTTACTGCCAGCAGCTTATTATTTTCACCGATGGGAACATTAATTGCCGATTATCAGAAATTACACTTATTTGATGTTAATGTCAGCGATAACCAAGGCCAATATCGAGAGTCGAATTATACTCAGTCAGGTGATAAGTTAATGACGGTGGCGCTGCCGAGTGCCAATGTAGGTTTGAGTATCTGTTATGACCTACGCTTTGCTGGCTTGTTTGCTGCGTTACGCGATCAAGGTGCAGAGCTTATCTGCGTTCCTAGCGCCTTCACTTATGTTACCGGTAAAGCTCATTGGCAGGCGCTGCTGCGAGCAAGAGCGATAGAAAACCAAGTTTATATCGTTGCAGCTGGTCAAGTTGGTACACACGAAAATGGTCGACAAACCTTTGGTCATTCAATGATTATCGACCCTTGGGGGGAGATAATTGCCAGTATCGACCAGGGACATGGTATGATCACTGCTAATATTGACCGTGAGAAAATTTTTGAGGTGCGCAATCAGATCCCTGTCGCCACCCATAATCGTTTTATCACTACTCTTGGCCAAACACCGCCAAAGAGTAGCTAA
- the tldD gene encoding metalloprotease TldD encodes MMNLVEQELLHASDLGKEELQRCLDTMFTRKLDFADLYFQASSNEHWMLEDGIVKEGSHNIERGVGVRAIAGEKTGFAYSDDINLSALMQAGNAARSIVTEQKSTKTKIFAPSDATPLYSAQDPLQSLPQEQKINLLHEVEAHARAQDSRVKQVIVSLSGVYERVLVAASDGTFASDIRPLVRLNCSVLVEQNGRRERGNSGGGARTDYSYFFAIQQGKQRYKAYAEEAVRQALVNLQAIDAPAGMLPVVLGAGWPGVLLHEAVGHGLEGDFNRKGSSAFSGRIGQQVASKHCTIVDDGTIANRRGSVSIDDEGTPGQYNVLIEDGILRGYMQDKHNAHLMGVEPTGNGRRESYAHLPMPRMTNTYMLAGEYDKQEIIGSVKKGIYAPNFAGGQVDITSGKFVFSTAEAYLIEDGKITAPVKGATLIGSGPEAMQQVSMVGNDLELDSGVGVCGKDGQSVPVGVGQPTLKVDEMTIGGTQ; translated from the coding sequence ATGATGAACCTTGTAGAACAAGAACTATTACATGCTAGTGATTTAGGTAAAGAAGAATTACAGCGCTGTTTGGACACTATGTTCACTCGCAAATTAGATTTTGCTGATTTGTATTTTCAAGCATCAAGCAACGAACATTGGATGCTTGAAGATGGTATTGTCAAAGAAGGCTCGCATAATATTGAACGCGGTGTAGGGGTGCGAGCTATCGCTGGCGAGAAAACTGGTTTTGCTTATTCTGATGATATTAACTTATCGGCATTAATGCAGGCTGGAAATGCAGCGCGTAGCATCGTTACTGAGCAAAAGTCGACAAAGACCAAGATATTTGCGCCTAGCGATGCTACACCTTTATATAGCGCGCAAGATCCATTACAAAGCTTGCCGCAAGAGCAAAAAATCAATTTATTGCATGAAGTTGAAGCGCACGCAAGAGCGCAAGATAGCCGAGTAAAACAAGTCATTGTCAGCTTGTCCGGTGTTTACGAGCGCGTATTGGTAGCAGCAAGCGATGGTACCTTTGCGAGTGATATTCGCCCTTTGGTTCGCTTGAACTGTTCAGTGCTTGTTGAGCAAAATGGTCGTCGTGAACGCGGTAACTCGGGCGGTGGCGCGCGCACCGATTACAGTTACTTTTTTGCTATACAACAAGGTAAACAGCGCTATAAAGCCTATGCCGAAGAAGCGGTACGTCAAGCACTCGTTAATTTACAAGCAATCGATGCGCCAGCAGGTATGCTGCCCGTGGTATTAGGTGCTGGCTGGCCTGGTGTGTTATTACATGAAGCGGTTGGTCACGGCTTAGAAGGTGATTTTAACCGTAAAGGCTCTTCGGCCTTTTCGGGGAGAATTGGTCAACAGGTGGCATCAAAGCACTGTACAATCGTCGATGATGGTACGATTGCAAATCGACGAGGTTCGGTAAGCATTGATGATGAAGGTACGCCGGGTCAATATAACGTATTAATTGAAGATGGTATTTTGCGTGGTTACATGCAAGATAAGCATAACGCCCACTTAATGGGAGTTGAGCCAACCGGTAATGGCCGCCGAGAATCGTATGCTCACTTACCTATGCCAAGGATGACGAATACCTATATGCTAGCAGGTGAATACGATAAGCAAGAGATTATCGGCTCTGTCAAAAAGGGCATTTATGCCCCTAATTTTGCGGGTGGACAAGTAGATATTACCTCAGGTAAATTCGTGTTTAGTACGGCCGAAGCCTATTTAATTGAAGATGGTAAGATTACTGCGCCGGTTAAGGGGGCAACTTTGATTGGTAGTGGACCAGAAGCGATGCAACAAGTGAGTATGGTCGGCAATGATCTTGAACTCGATAGTGGCGTTGGCGTTTGTGGTAAAGATGGTCAGTCAGTACCCGTTGGCGTAGGTCAACCAACCCTGAAAGTTGATGAAATGACCATTGGTGGTACGCAATAA
- the yjgA gene encoding ribosome biogenesis factor YjgA, with product MARELGEYDAENDILYVSRAELKRDMKDLQKLAEEICHLSVKQRSKLPLNDEIAEALVVADKIKGKHDAFHRNVQFIAKQLASIDADAVRLELDIMQNKHGIEDHKNNFYDQLRDDVLNADNDTIEQLIHDNEGLERQRFRQLIRQASKELKQQKPAKSYKELFKYLKQHVPFSMS from the coding sequence ATGGCCAGAGAGCTTGGTGAATATGATGCAGAGAATGACATTCTCTATGTGAGTCGCGCTGAATTAAAGCGTGATATGAAAGACTTACAAAAGTTAGCAGAAGAGATTTGTCACTTAAGTGTGAAACAGCGCAGCAAATTGCCTCTTAACGATGAAATTGCCGAAGCATTAGTTGTTGCCGATAAAATTAAAGGCAAGCACGATGCGTTTCATCGTAACGTACAGTTTATCGCTAAACAGTTGGCTAGCATAGATGCCGATGCAGTTCGCTTAGAGTTAGATATCATGCAAAACAAACACGGTATCGAAGATCATAAAAATAACTTTTATGATCAGTTGCGCGACGATGTACTTAATGCAGATAACGACACCATAGAGCAGTTAATTCACGACAACGAAGGCCTGGAACGCCAACGTTTTCGCCAGCTAATTCGTCAAGCTAGCAAAGAGCTAAAACAGCAAAAGCCAGCGAAAAGCTATAAAGAATTGTTTAAATATCTAAAGCAACATGTGCCTTTCTCAATGAGTTAG
- the pmbA gene encoding metalloprotease PmbA produces the protein MEQSQSIENSIHQVKESVSRVLEIAKKLGADSAEVSISKMQGLSVSTRMGEVETVEFNNDGALGISLYKDGRKGSASTADLSEQALQQSVQAAINIANYTSVDPCAGLADKDTLEFSPQDLDLYHPEPLSADTAIEIAKQAEVSALQEDSRIINSDGANFASYEGFKVYGNSHGQLVAYPSTRHSLSCMMIAGVDGEMQRDYAYTVSRQFGSLDDPQSIGKQAAQAAVARLQPRKINTQKCKVMFRSDIANSLFGHFIAAISGGNLYRQSSFLLDALGQTVFNKHLNIREMPLIKCGLASSAFDSEGVKTQERDIISQGQLQSYLLTSYSARKLGMKTTGNAGGIHNWHISANGGDFQQMLKELDTGLLVTELMGQGVNVVTGDYSRGAAGFWVENGQIAYPVAEITIAGNLKDMFANLVLAGNDFDLRGSIRTGSLLIEEMQVSGQ, from the coding sequence ATGGAACAATCGCAGTCAATTGAGAATTCAATCCACCAAGTTAAAGAAAGCGTTAGTCGAGTTTTAGAAATTGCCAAAAAACTTGGCGCAGACAGCGCTGAAGTATCTATTTCGAAAATGCAGGGTTTAAGTGTGTCAACTCGCATGGGCGAAGTAGAGACCGTTGAATTTAACAATGATGGTGCTCTAGGCATTAGTTTATATAAAGATGGTCGTAAGGGCTCAGCATCGACAGCAGACTTGTCGGAGCAAGCATTACAGCAATCAGTGCAAGCTGCTATTAATATTGCTAATTATACTTCAGTTGATCCTTGTGCAGGTTTGGCTGATAAAGACACCCTTGAATTTTCTCCGCAAGATTTAGATTTATATCATCCAGAACCGCTAAGTGCCGATACAGCCATTGAGATAGCAAAGCAGGCAGAAGTCAGCGCATTGCAAGAAGATAGTCGTATTATTAATTCTGATGGCGCTAATTTTGCAAGTTACGAAGGCTTTAAAGTTTACGGAAATAGTCATGGTCAATTAGTCGCGTATCCGAGCACTCGTCACAGTTTAAGTTGTATGATGATTGCAGGCGTAGATGGTGAGATGCAGCGAGATTACGCTTATACAGTGAGCCGTCAATTTGGCTCCCTAGACGATCCGCAAAGTATAGGTAAACAAGCTGCACAGGCCGCGGTAGCACGTTTGCAACCTCGAAAAATTAACACCCAAAAATGTAAAGTGATGTTCCGTTCGGATATCGCCAATAGTTTATTTGGCCATTTTATCGCTGCGATCAGTGGTGGTAACTTGTATCGACAATCATCGTTTTTACTCGATGCCTTAGGGCAAACTGTTTTCAATAAACATCTCAATATTCGTGAAATGCCGTTGATTAAGTGCGGTTTGGCAAGTTCTGCATTTGACTCTGAAGGGGTAAAGACTCAAGAGCGAGATATTATTAGCCAAGGGCAATTACAATCATATCTATTAACCAGTTACTCAGCACGAAAATTAGGGATGAAGACGACGGGTAATGCTGGTGGTATTCATAACTGGCATATTTCTGCTAATGGTGGCGATTTTCAGCAAATGCTTAAGGAGCTTGATACCGGCTTGTTGGTAACGGAGCTCATGGGGCAAGGGGTTAACGTGGTGACTGGTGATTATTCTCGAGGAGCAGCAGGTTTTTGGGTGGAAAATGGTCAAATTGCTTACCCTGTCGCCGAGATAACCATTGCTGGTAATCTAAAAGATATGTTTGCCAACCTAGTACTTGCTGGCAATGACTTTGATTTGCGTGGCAGTATTAGAACCGGTTCACTGTTGATTGAAGAGATGCAGGTATCAGGTCAGTAG
- the mgtE gene encoding magnesium transporter, whose product MPELSKQDISQQRLLEINTALDSGMFVYVRKMLQHMPAYDIALLLESSPAKSRQVLWQLIDGDAHGEILEELSEEVRKGILKNMQPEKVAAVAEGMDIDDLAEVLRTLPDSAYREVLASMDAQDRTRVEQALAYEEDTAGGIMNTDTITLRPDVTVDVVLRYLRLKGELPEATDSFYVVNREDKLIGSVSLAAVVTARPEQTIAEITDDETIPVVADLEDTEVAKLFEKYDWFSAPVVDHENRLLGRITIDDVVDIIREDAEHSMMSMAGLDDEADTFAPVIKSTQQRSIWLGVNLLTALLAVAVSSLFEPILAEMAILAVLNTLVPSMGGVAGSQTLTLVIRGLALGHIGDNNAKTILTKELAVGFFNGVIWAVLIAGIVSIWKQDLLLGGIIAFAMLANLTVAGLAGVITPLAMKKINIDPALAGGVILTTITDVVGIFAFLGTATLLLS is encoded by the coding sequence ATGCCAGAATTGTCGAAGCAAGACATTAGCCAACAACGACTCTTAGAAATAAATACCGCTCTTGATAGCGGTATGTTCGTCTATGTGCGCAAAATGCTGCAACACATGCCAGCTTATGATATTGCTTTGCTTCTTGAGTCATCACCAGCGAAAAGTCGACAGGTATTGTGGCAGTTAATCGACGGTGATGCCCACGGTGAAATCCTCGAAGAGTTATCCGAAGAAGTACGAAAAGGCATACTGAAGAATATGCAACCGGAAAAGGTTGCTGCGGTTGCCGAAGGTATGGATATCGATGACCTGGCTGAGGTATTACGTACCTTACCTGATTCTGCTTATCGTGAAGTACTCGCGTCAATGGACGCGCAAGATCGAACCCGCGTAGAACAAGCGCTCGCCTACGAGGAAGATACCGCTGGCGGTATCATGAATACCGATACCATCACCTTACGACCGGATGTTACCGTCGATGTGGTATTACGCTATCTACGCTTAAAAGGTGAATTACCTGAAGCCACTGACTCATTTTACGTGGTTAACCGTGAAGACAAACTAATTGGTTCGGTATCGCTCGCAGCAGTAGTGACTGCCCGTCCAGAGCAAACGATCGCCGAGATAACGGACGATGAAACCATCCCGGTAGTGGCCGATTTGGAAGATACCGAAGTCGCTAAACTGTTTGAAAAATACGATTGGTTTTCAGCGCCAGTTGTCGATCACGAAAATCGCTTACTGGGTCGTATTACCATTGATGATGTGGTTGATATCATTCGTGAAGACGCCGAACATTCAATGATGAGTATGGCAGGTCTTGATGACGAAGCCGATACGTTTGCGCCCGTGATAAAAAGTACTCAACAGCGCTCTATTTGGCTTGGTGTCAACTTATTGACAGCCCTACTTGCGGTTGCAGTATCAAGTCTGTTTGAACCAATCTTAGCTGAAATGGCAATTTTAGCGGTATTAAACACTTTAGTACCAAGCATGGGGGGGGTCGCGGGTAGCCAAACACTAACCCTTGTTATTCGCGGTTTAGCACTAGGTCACATTGGTGATAACAACGCCAAAACCATACTTACCAAAGAGCTTGCCGTTGGTTTCTTCAATGGCGTTATTTGGGCTGTCCTCATCGCCGGCATTGTCTCTATCTGGAAACAAGACTTGTTACTCGGTGGCATCATCGCCTTTGCCATGTTAGCCAATCTTACTGTCGCTGGTCTCGCAGGGGTTATCACCCCATTAGCGATGAAAAAAATCAACATCGATCCAGCGCTTGCGGGAGGCGTGATCTTAACCACCATCACCGATGTAGTTGGCATTTTTGCCTTCTTAGGTACTGCAACCCTTTTACTAAGCTAA
- a CDS encoding HPr family phosphocarrier protein, with amino-acid sequence MTQHASREVTIVNKLGLHARAATKLAKLSQNFDASITLTLEGKTADAGSIMGLMLLTGSQGKTVRVDTHGSDATTALNAVCQLFVDKFDEGE; translated from the coding sequence ATGACTCAACACGCTAGCCGAGAAGTTACCATAGTCAACAAGTTAGGCCTGCACGCACGCGCAGCGACCAAGCTGGCAAAGCTCAGTCAAAATTTCGATGCTTCGATTACCCTCACATTAGAAGGTAAAACAGCAGATGCCGGTTCTATTATGGGGTTAATGTTATTAACAGGTAGCCAAGGAAAAACCGTACGCGTTGATACTCACGGTAGCGATGCGACTACTGCACTCAATGCTGTATGCCAGCTTTTTGTAGACAAATTTGATGAAGGCGAGTAA
- the rapZ gene encoding RNase adapter RapZ, with amino-acid sequence MKLMIVSGRSGSGKTVALRVLEDLGYYCVDNIPVNLLPALTHTVINDYDRVAVSLDVRNLPSNPEDASEIIDYLPSAVELNILYLDADDNELIRRYSETRRLHPLIKKNMALDQAIALEKKLLDPVATRANLYINTSSLTPHQLADLVRERVLGKKTGSLVIVFTSFGFKYGVPSDADYVFDARFLPNPFWEDGLKNHNGLDQPVQDFMAKQPLVTKFIWQINSFMMTWLPHLERNNRSYLTIAIGCTGGQHRSVYIAEALAKQFKNEDKDVQIRHRELSK; translated from the coding sequence ATGAAGTTAATGATCGTCAGTGGTCGCTCAGGCTCAGGTAAAACCGTTGCATTAAGGGTACTTGAAGATCTTGGATATTACTGCGTTGATAATATCCCTGTGAACCTTTTACCTGCCCTAACACATACCGTTATTAACGATTACGATCGGGTGGCTGTATCGCTCGATGTGCGCAATTTACCAAGCAATCCAGAAGATGCCAGTGAAATAATCGACTATCTTCCTTCGGCTGTCGAGTTAAATATTCTGTATCTCGATGCCGACGATAATGAGCTGATTCGTCGTTATAGTGAAACGCGCCGCCTGCATCCGCTGATCAAAAAAAATATGGCGCTCGATCAGGCCATCGCGCTTGAAAAAAAATTACTCGACCCTGTCGCCACTCGAGCAAATTTATACATTAACACCTCCAGCCTTACACCACATCAATTAGCGGATTTAGTTCGTGAACGAGTGCTTGGTAAAAAGACCGGAAGTTTGGTTATCGTCTTTACCTCCTTTGGCTTTAAATACGGTGTTCCAAGCGATGCCGACTATGTCTTTGATGCCCGATTTTTACCCAATCCATTTTGGGAAGATGGGCTTAAAAACCACAATGGTCTTGACCAACCTGTGCAAGATTTTATGGCTAAACAACCGCTTGTCACCAAATTTATCTGGCAAATCAATTCTTTTATGATGACTTGGTTACCACATCTTGAACGCAATAACCGTAGCTATTTAACTATCGCTATCGGTTGCACCGGCGGCCAACATCGCAGTGTATATATTGCCGAAGCTTTAGCCAAGCAATTTAAAAACGAAGACAAAGACGTACAAATTCGCCATCGCGAGTTAAGCAAGTAA